One segment of Puntigrus tetrazona isolate hp1 unplaced genomic scaffold, ASM1883169v1 S000000176, whole genome shotgun sequence DNA contains the following:
- the LOC122333118 gene encoding death-associated protein-like 1-B, whose product MVQLSKTGARDTLKAGHPPAVKAGGKRVVKKSADDNSSVDKETKKTDKPRSTPTPSRMQHLSLLLAGPLEKLGHDFPETPVSVRHSRVRPSVEKPHVPRISICIQQPRKF is encoded by the exons ATGGTGCAACTTTCTAAAACAGGAGCGAGGGACACGCTCAAAGCTGGCCACCCTCCCGCAG TGAAAGCTGGAGGAAAGCGAGTGGTGAAGAAGAGCGCTGATGATAACTCCAGTGTGGACAAAGAGACCAAGAAAACGGATAAACCCAG GTCCACGCCGACCCCTTCCAGAATGCAGCACCTGAGTCTTCTGCTGGCTGGTCCACTTGAGAAG CTGGGCCATGATTTCCCTGAGACTCCAGTTTCTGTGCGTCACAGCAGAGTCCGGCCGAGCGTGGAGAAACCTCACGTCCCGCGCATCTCCATCTGCATTCAGCAGCCACGCAAGTTTTGA